Proteins found in one Thermaerobacter subterraneus DSM 13965 genomic segment:
- the thiI gene encoding tRNA uracil 4-sulfurtransferase ThiI: MDSVLLVRYGEIGLKGKNRPQFEQALVRRIRRALAAWPGVAVYRTPGRVWVEPPPGTDPEPLLESLQRVFGIVAVAPAERVDLHLEAIAAAAARALEAALAARGGAGGVGTGGAPTFKVEARRSNKRFPLTSLDLNRELGSRLLAARPELKVDVQRPQITVHVEVRHDGAYVYARSVPGPGGLPVGVTGRACALLSGGIDSPVAVWMAMKRGLVPICVHFHSPPFTSERAREKVVDLTRVLARWGGPLPLWVVHFTEVQRAIQLECPPELTITLMRRMMFRLAERIAARERALALVTGESLGQVASQTLESIRTISAVATLPVLRPLIGMDKAEIVERARAIGTYDTSVLPYEDCCTLFVPAHPATRPRPEQAEQAEAVRDWEPLLAEALERSERLVVEPAQGP, from the coding sequence TTGGATTCCGTCCTGCTTGTCCGCTATGGCGAGATCGGTCTAAAGGGGAAGAACCGGCCCCAGTTCGAGCAGGCCCTGGTCCGCCGGATCCGGCGGGCCCTGGCCGCCTGGCCCGGGGTCGCCGTCTACCGCACGCCGGGCAGGGTCTGGGTGGAGCCGCCGCCCGGCACCGATCCGGAACCCCTGCTGGAGAGCCTGCAACGGGTCTTCGGCATCGTGGCCGTGGCGCCGGCCGAGCGGGTGGACCTCCACCTGGAGGCCATCGCCGCGGCGGCCGCCCGGGCCCTGGAGGCCGCCCTGGCCGCCAGGGGCGGGGCCGGCGGGGTAGGCACCGGAGGCGCGCCGACCTTCAAGGTGGAAGCCCGGCGCTCCAACAAGCGGTTCCCCCTGACGTCGCTGGATCTGAACCGCGAGCTGGGCAGCCGGCTGCTGGCGGCCCGTCCTGAGCTCAAGGTCGACGTCCAGCGCCCCCAGATCACGGTTCACGTGGAGGTGCGCCACGACGGCGCTTATGTCTACGCCCGGTCCGTGCCGGGACCCGGCGGGCTGCCCGTCGGGGTGACGGGCCGGGCCTGCGCGCTGCTGTCGGGCGGGATCGACAGCCCCGTGGCCGTGTGGATGGCCATGAAGCGGGGCCTTGTTCCCATCTGCGTCCACTTCCACAGCCCGCCCTTCACCAGCGAGCGGGCCCGGGAAAAGGTGGTCGACCTCACCCGGGTGCTGGCGCGCTGGGGCGGACCGCTGCCCCTCTGGGTGGTGCACTTCACCGAGGTCCAGCGGGCGATCCAGCTGGAGTGCCCGCCGGAGCTCACCATCACCCTGATGCGGCGGATGATGTTCCGCCTGGCCGAGCGCATCGCGGCCCGGGAGCGGGCCCTGGCCCTGGTCACGGGCGAGAGCCTGGGACAGGTGGCCAGCCAGACCCTGGAAAGCATCCGCACCATCTCGGCGGTGGCGACCCTGCCCGTGCTGCGGCCGCTCATCGGCATGGACAAGGCGGAGATCGTCGAGCGGGCCAGGGCCATCGGCACCTACGACACCTCCGTGCTGCCGTACGAAGACTGCTGCACCCTCTTCGTTCCGGCCCACCCCGCCACCCGGCCGCGGCCCGAGCAGGCGGAGCAGGCCGAGGCGGTGCGGGACTGGGAACCGCTGCTGGCAGAGGCCCTGGAGCGCAGCGAGCGCCTGGTGGTCGAACCGGCCCAGGGGCCGTGA
- a CDS encoding cysteine desulfurase family protein, producing MATQPAPGTSPGVYLDNAATTRARPEVVEAMVDALQNRFGNPASLHTAGLEAERLVKEARAVLARALDVPADDLYFTSGGTEANNWALRGMLAAYPRRGRHLVTTAIEHSSILTTARRLEEEGYRLTVVPADGRGRVDPERVAAAVAPDTVLVSVMLVNNEIGSIQPIADIVQAVRRRRPEVLVHVDAVQAFGKMPVRPRAWGVDLLTVSAHKIHGPKGTGALYVRRGVRIQPLLTGGEQEGGLRPGTHNVPGIAGFGVAARLILAEQPELGRRLQALKERLVERVQAEIPEVYVNGPDPAEGAPHIVNLSVVGARGEVLVHALAQRGVYVSTGSACTSRRTAPSHVLQALGLPPARLDSALRVSLGRETTEGDVERFVAALREAAAEVRAVASVRARH from the coding sequence ATGGCCACCCAGCCTGCGCCGGGGACGAGCCCCGGCGTCTACCTGGACAACGCCGCCACCACCCGGGCACGCCCCGAGGTGGTCGAGGCCATGGTCGACGCCCTGCAGAACCGCTTCGGCAACCCCGCCTCCCTGCACACGGCGGGGCTGGAGGCCGAGCGGCTGGTCAAGGAGGCCCGGGCGGTGCTGGCCCGTGCCCTGGACGTTCCGGCCGACGACCTCTACTTCACCTCCGGCGGCACCGAGGCCAACAACTGGGCTCTGCGGGGGATGCTGGCCGCCTACCCGCGGCGGGGGCGCCACCTGGTGACCACCGCCATCGAGCACTCGTCCATCCTGACCACGGCGCGCCGCCTGGAGGAGGAAGGCTACCGGCTCACCGTGGTGCCCGCCGACGGCCGGGGCCGGGTCGACCCCGAGCGGGTGGCCGCGGCCGTCGCGCCCGACACCGTGCTGGTCAGCGTCATGCTGGTCAACAACGAGATCGGGTCGATCCAGCCCATCGCCGACATCGTCCAGGCGGTGCGCCGGCGGCGCCCGGAGGTGCTGGTCCACGTGGACGCCGTGCAGGCCTTCGGCAAGATGCCGGTGCGCCCCCGGGCCTGGGGCGTGGACCTGCTGACGGTGAGCGCCCACAAGATCCACGGGCCCAAGGGCACCGGCGCCCTGTACGTACGCCGCGGCGTGCGCATCCAGCCCCTGCTGACGGGCGGCGAGCAGGAGGGCGGCCTGCGGCCCGGTACCCACAACGTGCCGGGCATCGCCGGCTTCGGCGTGGCGGCCCGGCTGATCCTGGCCGAGCAGCCCGAGCTGGGCCGCCGGCTGCAGGCGCTCAAGGAGCGGCTGGTGGAGCGGGTCCAGGCGGAGATCCCTGAGGTGTATGTCAACGGGCCCGACCCGGCGGAGGGTGCGCCCCACATCGTCAACCTCTCGGTGGTGGGGGCCCGGGGCGAGGTCCTGGTCCACGCCCTGGCCCAGCGGGGCGTGTACGTGTCCACCGGGTCGGCCTGTACCTCGCGGCGCACGGCCCCCAGCCACGTTCTGCAGGCCCTGGGGCTTCCGCCGGCCCGGCTGGATTCGGCTCTGCGGGTGAGCCTGGGCCGGGAGACCACCGAGGGCGACGTGGAGCGCTTCGTCGCGGCCCTGCGGGAGGCGGCCGCCGAGGTGCGGGCGGTGGCGTCGGTGCGCGCCCGCCACTAA
- a CDS encoding IreB family regulatory phosphoprotein, whose product MEHKRDTGDEPVNRHPAPSPGPAGCAGPGGGRDPRGGGPAAAGDEQAAAREPAVPPVPGPGTAWIPAVGSEGTRRLPLLSPGGGTALEEEERQVLAQVLAALGERGYDPARQLAHFLVTGEPAYITAHRGARVLIQKLDRVRVVEALVRAYLDGGFGPPGR is encoded by the coding sequence ATGGAACACAAGCGGGACACCGGGGACGAACCGGTGAACCGGCACCCGGCGCCGTCGCCGGGGCCGGCGGGTTGCGCCGGCCCCGGCGGGGGCCGTGACCCGCGCGGCGGTGGCCCGGCCGCTGCCGGGGACGAGCAGGCGGCGGCCCGCGAGCCGGCGGTGCCGCCTGTCCCTGGGCCCGGGACGGCCTGGATCCCCGCCGTGGGCAGCGAGGGAACCCGGCGCCTGCCCCTCCTTTCCCCGGGAGGCGGCACCGCCCTGGAAGAGGAGGAGCGGCAGGTGCTGGCCCAGGTGCTGGCTGCCCTCGGGGAGCGGGGATACGACCCCGCGCGGCAGCTGGCCCACTTCCTGGTGACCGGCGAGCCGGCGTACATCACCGCCCACCGCGGCGCGCGGGTGCTGATTCAGAAGCTGGACCGCGTGCGGGTGGTCGAGGCCCTGGTGCGGGCCTATCTCGACGGCGGGTTCGGGCCGCCGGGGCGGTAG
- a CDS encoding stage V sporulation T C-terminal domain-containing protein, whose protein sequence is MKATGVVRRIDDLGRIVIPIEIRRSMNIRDGDPLEIFVDKGGEVILKKYSAIADLEEMVSGIAQSLAAASGLVAMVTDRDQVVTVAGAAPREFAGKPIGSVVYQAMEQRQVLHFTSDRHRHPGPLIGADEDKPCPFASEVIAPIVVGGDPVGAVIIASREQGRDTGTLELKLAETAAGFIARHLEE, encoded by the coding sequence ATGAAGGCCACTGGGGTGGTTCGGCGCATCGACGACCTGGGACGGATCGTGATTCCCATCGAGATCCGCCGGAGCATGAACATCCGCGACGGTGATCCCCTGGAGATCTTTGTTGACAAGGGCGGCGAGGTCATCCTCAAGAAGTACTCGGCCATCGCCGACCTGGAGGAGATGGTCAGCGGCATCGCCCAGTCCCTGGCCGCCGCCTCGGGCCTGGTCGCCATGGTGACGGACCGGGACCAGGTGGTGACCGTGGCCGGCGCCGCACCGCGGGAGTTCGCCGGCAAGCCCATCGGCTCCGTGGTCTACCAGGCCATGGAACAGCGCCAGGTGCTGCACTTCACATCCGACCGGCACCGCCACCCCGGGCCGCTCATCGGGGCCGACGAGGACAAGCCGTGCCCCTTTGCCAGCGAGGTGATCGCCCCCATCGTAGTCGGGGGCGACCCCGTGGGCGCGGTGATCATCGCCTCCCGGGAACAGGGGCGGGACACGGGGACGCTGGAGCTGAAGCTGGCGGAGACGGCGGCCGGCTTCATCGCCCGCCACCTGGAGGAATAG
- a CDS encoding PKD domain-containing protein encodes MMGRRYGAALRLAGAAAVALVVAGVAQAAPVVWDGGPPRGAGLAAPVLQAAPGGGPAAAGAVAGLPLLRGYWRLELRAAGGGSLEVAWAAGRDASGRWLFLEGQREGDAWVFWVPGDAGYTQVRFGAGSGPGAAGPGGPAEPGDPDAGAASPALAWRVSWQDEGAAGPGSPAGRVLPPAPEWAGPGGTGPDPGPAGGAADPWLAGPGLDPEAVERPRWSPPAPPFPRAPRRGPEAGGRGERRVHRSPAIPPLPGQGVLDLPAGMPAFEVTLPTFQTTHWKPLERGHVLWRWSFGDGSSWVDPLPAHAIVRQPHRFPRAGTYQVEAVSYDVTGRALIRHRWRVVIPAAEAVARAVGAAVPGMVDDAVLAAAQEMALWRLFNAAAPQAPRVTLRLEGPQDWVTGRPAVFRLQADIQNPPFTERVQVDYDPAPAFSVRWRRPGTYTVDGAVRVRVYYRIYGQALALSHVYRTRRQVEVHALHLEE; translated from the coding sequence ATGATGGGGAGGCGGTACGGTGCGGCCCTCCGGCTTGCCGGGGCGGCGGCCGTCGCCCTCGTGGTGGCGGGGGTGGCCCAGGCCGCGCCGGTGGTCTGGGACGGTGGGCCTCCACGTGGCGCGGGGCTGGCGGCACCGGTCCTGCAGGCCGCGCCGGGAGGCGGCCCGGCGGCGGCGGGGGCGGTGGCTGGCTTGCCCCTGCTGCGCGGCTACTGGCGCCTGGAGCTGCGGGCCGCCGGCGGCGGGAGCCTGGAGGTGGCCTGGGCGGCGGGCCGGGACGCCTCCGGCCGGTGGCTGTTCCTGGAGGGGCAGCGGGAAGGGGACGCTTGGGTCTTCTGGGTGCCCGGGGACGCAGGTTACACCCAGGTGCGTTTCGGCGCCGGGTCCGGCCCCGGCGCTGCCGGTCCGGGCGGTCCCGCGGAGCCCGGCGACCCCGACGCAGGGGCGGCGTCCCCCGCCCTGGCGTGGAGGGTCAGCTGGCAAGACGAAGGCGCCGCGGGACCGGGAAGCCCCGCGGGCCGGGTTCTTCCGCCGGCGCCGGAATGGGCCGGGCCCGGGGGCACCGGGCCGGATCCGGGACCGGCCGGCGGCGCGGCCGATCCCTGGCTGGCCGGTCCCGGCCTGGACCCGGAGGCGGTGGAACGGCCGCGGTGGTCGCCCCCGGCCCCACCCTTCCCGCGGGCTCCCCGGCGGGGCCCGGAGGCGGGCGGGCGCGGGGAGCGGCGCGTCCACCGGTCCCCGGCGATCCCGCCGCTCCCCGGCCAGGGAGTGCTGGACCTGCCGGCCGGCATGCCCGCCTTCGAGGTCACCCTGCCCACCTTCCAGACCACCCACTGGAAGCCCCTGGAGCGGGGCCATGTCCTGTGGCGCTGGTCCTTCGGCGACGGTTCGTCCTGGGTGGATCCCCTGCCCGCCCATGCCATCGTCCGCCAGCCCCACCGGTTTCCCAGGGCGGGTACGTATCAGGTGGAGGCCGTCTCCTACGACGTCACGGGCCGGGCGCTGATCCGTCACCGGTGGCGGGTGGTGATCCCTGCGGCGGAGGCGGTGGCGCGGGCCGTAGGAGCGGCGGTGCCGGGGATGGTGGACGACGCCGTGCTGGCGGCGGCCCAGGAAATGGCCTTGTGGCGGCTTTTCAATGCCGCCGCACCCCAGGCACCCCGGGTGACCCTCCGCCTGGAGGGGCCCCAGGACTGGGTGACCGGCCGGCCCGCCGTGTTTCGCCTGCAGGCGGACATCCAGAATCCGCCTTTCACGGAGCGGGTGCAGGTGGACTACGACCCGGCCCCCGCGTTCTCGGTGCGCTGGCGGCGTCCGGGGACCTACACCGTCGACGGTGCGGTCCGGGTGCGGGTCTACTACCGCATCTACGGCCAGGCTCTGGCCCTGAGCCACGTCTACCGCACCCGCCGGCAGGTGGAGGTGCATGCCCTGCACCTGGAGGAGTAG
- a CDS encoding cytochrome c maturation protein CcmE, protein MTALSIRVKVAAAVLVVVAGIAYLSLMGFQSAKTYYLSVDQALDQAAGLGDRFVRVQGKVEPGTVDWAVQQVTLRFAMTGDSGRTLPVVYKGVKPDLLQDGVDVVVEGRLQGATLVADRVMVKCPSKYEAAGTQAAR, encoded by the coding sequence GTGACGGCGTTGTCCATCCGTGTGAAGGTGGCTGCGGCCGTGCTGGTGGTGGTGGCGGGTATCGCCTACCTCTCCTTGATGGGTTTTCAGAGCGCCAAGACCTACTATCTCTCCGTGGACCAGGCCCTGGACCAGGCTGCCGGTCTGGGCGACCGGTTCGTCCGGGTCCAGGGCAAGGTGGAACCGGGAACGGTGGACTGGGCCGTGCAGCAGGTGACCCTCCGGTTTGCCATGACCGGGGATTCGGGCCGGACCCTGCCCGTGGTCTACAAGGGCGTGAAGCCCGACCTGCTTCAGGACGGCGTGGACGTGGTGGTGGAGGGGCGCCTGCAGGGCGCGACCCTGGTGGCCGACCGGGTGATGGTGAAATGCCCGTCCAAGTACGAGGCGGCGGGGACCCAGGCGGCCCGGTGA
- the ccmA gene encoding heme ABC exporter ATP-binding protein CcmA: MTQGAPRPVIPAGDLAPGSRPGRGAPVLELAGLERAHGDQVVFRSLHWRLGPGEVGAVMGPNGAGKTTLLQVVAGLLWPSAGTVRVAGAPARPAEPAWRRRVGYVGHRPLAFPELSAWENLIFFGRLYGLSRQEAEERARELLDRLNLDAVAARPAAHLSRGLAQRLEVARAMMHRPLLWLWDEPFTGLDAGAARLLENLVEEHAAAGGTAVVVLHEPDRALRLAGRLLLLAGGSGHDVPAAGVGTADLEAWLAWAAHAPGRAAGGPAGGLVSPAGAPGSRGGTRGEQLRLRRRARGGPTAVRAGGAAGAGSAPAAAGGPGSDGSGRGAAARAGPDAGGDRPEDPGGA; encoded by the coding sequence GTGACGCAGGGGGCGCCCCGGCCGGTCATACCGGCCGGTGACCTGGCGCCCGGCTCCCGGCCCGGACGCGGCGCACCGGTGCTGGAGCTGGCGGGCCTGGAACGGGCCCACGGTGACCAGGTGGTCTTCCGGTCCCTTCACTGGAGGCTCGGCCCGGGCGAAGTGGGCGCCGTCATGGGGCCCAACGGTGCCGGCAAGACCACCCTGCTGCAGGTGGTGGCCGGCCTGCTCTGGCCCAGTGCGGGCACGGTGCGGGTGGCCGGTGCCCCCGCCCGGCCGGCGGAGCCCGCCTGGCGGCGCCGGGTGGGCTACGTGGGGCATCGTCCGCTGGCCTTTCCCGAGCTGTCGGCCTGGGAGAACCTGATCTTCTTCGGCCGCCTTTACGGATTGTCCCGCCAGGAGGCCGAGGAGCGGGCCCGGGAGCTCCTGGACCGGCTTAACCTGGACGCCGTCGCCGCCCGGCCGGCGGCGCACCTCTCCCGTGGGCTGGCCCAGCGGCTGGAAGTGGCCCGGGCCATGATGCACCGGCCGCTTCTGTGGCTGTGGGACGAGCCCTTCACCGGCCTGGACGCCGGTGCTGCCCGGTTGCTGGAAAACCTGGTAGAGGAGCATGCGGCGGCCGGCGGGACGGCCGTGGTCGTCCTGCACGAGCCGGACCGGGCGCTGCGCCTGGCCGGCCGGCTGCTCCTGCTGGCGGGGGGGTCCGGTCACGACGTCCCGGCGGCAGGCGTCGGGACGGCGGACCTGGAGGCCTGGCTGGCGTGGGCAGCCCATGCGCCGGGGCGGGCCGCTGGCGGCCCCGCCGGCGGCCTGGTTTCGCCGGCCGGCGCGCCGGGTTCCCGGGGGGGCACCCGCGGCGAGCAGCTCCGGCTCCGGCGGCGGGCCCGAGGCGGGCCCACCGCGGTCCGTGCCGGCGGGGCTGCCGGCGCCGGATCCGCGCCCGCTGCCGCCGGGGGCCCCGGCTCCGATGGCAGCGGGCGCGGCGCAGCCGCCCGAGCCGGCCCCGACGCCGGTGGGGACCGTCCTGAGGACCCTGGTGGAGCTTGA
- a CDS encoding heme exporter protein CcmB, with protein MELDLRQEWRRREGLANLATFVLLVGLALAFALDPGRHDLSPLMGGLVWVAFYFAAVLLFGRGFARDADRGTLDGLLLAPADRSALYLARVVSQGVQLLALELVLGPVVMAWLGFQGPVRWDGFLLVLGLGTAGLAAVGTLLGALTAAVRGREALLPVLLFPLTAPVLLASVQVAGAALSGAPEQAALWFRVLAVYDTMFLVAGALLFDYVVAR; from the coding sequence GTGGAGCTTGATCTCCGCCAGGAATGGCGCCGGCGGGAGGGCCTGGCCAACCTGGCCACCTTCGTCCTGCTGGTGGGGCTGGCTTTGGCCTTCGCCCTGGATCCCGGCCGCCATGACCTGTCGCCCCTCATGGGGGGTCTGGTCTGGGTGGCATTCTACTTCGCCGCCGTCCTTCTCTTCGGCCGGGGGTTTGCCCGGGACGCGGACCGGGGCACCCTGGACGGCCTGCTGCTGGCACCGGCCGACCGCAGCGCCCTCTACCTGGCCCGGGTGGTGTCCCAGGGCGTTCAACTGCTGGCCCTGGAGCTCGTGCTGGGACCGGTGGTCATGGCCTGGCTGGGGTTCCAGGGACCGGTGCGCTGGGACGGCTTCCTCCTGGTCCTGGGGCTGGGGACGGCGGGGCTGGCGGCGGTAGGCACCCTGCTGGGCGCCTTGACGGCCGCCGTGCGGGGGCGGGAGGCGCTTCTGCCCGTGCTGTTGTTCCCCCTGACGGCACCGGTGCTGCTGGCGTCGGTGCAGGTCGCCGGCGCCGCCCTGTCCGGGGCCCCCGAACAGGCGGCCCTTTGGTTTCGGGTGCTGGCGGTGTATGATACCATGTTCCTGGTCGCCGGCGCCCTGCTGTTCGACTATGTGGTAGCCCGCTAG
- a CDS encoding cytochrome c biogenesis protein: protein MSRLAAAWTVTTYGALVGALYMAFRYAPPERVMGNVQRIFYFHVAAAWVGFLAFAIVFAASIAYLRGPQRRWDRLAESAAELGVLFTTITLIMGSLWARAVWGVWWTWDPKLTTTLILWFLYAGYLLIRAAVDDPAARGRYSAVLGIAGFLNVPIVYMSSVWWTSIHPVLRGGGDMNLDPAMRLALQAAVAAFTLLFFLLLNQRLRLARLADGVRQARAGTEEG, encoded by the coding sequence ATGTCACGCCTGGCGGCAGCTTGGACGGTGACAACCTACGGCGCGCTGGTCGGGGCCCTCTACATGGCGTTTCGCTACGCACCGCCCGAACGGGTGATGGGCAACGTCCAGCGCATCTTCTATTTCCACGTGGCGGCGGCCTGGGTCGGCTTCCTGGCCTTCGCCATCGTCTTCGCGGCCTCCATCGCGTACCTGCGGGGCCCGCAGCGGCGCTGGGACCGGCTGGCAGAGTCGGCTGCCGAGCTGGGGGTCCTCTTCACCACCATCACCCTGATCATGGGCTCCCTCTGGGCGCGCGCCGTCTGGGGCGTCTGGTGGACCTGGGATCCCAAGCTCACCACCACGCTGATCCTCTGGTTCCTCTACGCCGGTTACCTGCTCATCCGGGCGGCGGTGGACGATCCGGCCGCCCGGGGCCGGTATTCGGCGGTCCTGGGCATCGCCGGGTTCCTCAACGTGCCCATCGTCTACATGTCGTCGGTGTGGTGGACCTCCATCCATCCCGTCCTGCGGGGCGGCGGCGACATGAACCTGGACCCGGCCATGCGCCTGGCCCTGCAGGCGGCGGTGGCAGCCTTCACCCTGCTGTTCTTCCTGCTGCTCAACCAGAGGCTGCGGCTTGCCCGCCTGGCCGATGGCGTGCGGCAAGCCCGGGCCGGGACGGAGGAGGGGTAA
- a CDS encoding CcmD family protein, with the protein MPPITPELDQQLLVYLFWAYTVAFGLLFAYVWRLVRRLGELERELGRLQAPGSRPAPRAPGTGAGA; encoded by the coding sequence GTGCCGCCCATCACCCCGGAACTGGATCAACAACTTCTGGTTTATTTGTTTTGGGCCTACACGGTGGCGTTCGGCCTGCTCTTCGCCTATGTCTGGCGCCTGGTGCGCCGGCTGGGCGAGCTGGAGCGGGAGCTGGGCCGCCTGCAGGCCCCGGGTTCACGACCGGCCCCGCGGGCACCCGGTACGGGTGCCGGCGCCTAG